In Chitinophagaceae bacterium, a single window of DNA contains:
- the lpxD gene encoding UDP-3-O-(3-hydroxymyristoyl)glucosamine N-acyltransferase, producing MQLEASEIAALIEGKVEGDKTKVVKNAASLENATDSDLSFLANLKYEHLLYKTKAGIVIIADNYSLKENIPAVIIRCSNPYLSFGKILEHFSKSVIKQKKGISANAQINKVELPKDCYIGDFTYISNTATISENVKIFPQVFIGENVKIGPNTIIYPGVKIYDNTIIGADCIIHANAVIGSDGFGFAPLANGSFHKIPQVGNVIIEDNVEVGANTVLDKGTLGATIIKKGSKLDNLIQIAHNVEIGENTVIAAQAGVSGSTKIGKNCMIGGQAGFVGHITIAPFTKINAQSGVSKTVKKEGKALTGSPAFDYIENLRAQAIFKKLPELEKRVSELEKLSDSREKT from the coding sequence ATGCAATTAGAAGCATCTGAAATAGCAGCACTTATAGAAGGCAAAGTCGAAGGAGACAAAACTAAAGTAGTAAAAAACGCTGCTTCATTAGAAAATGCCACAGATTCTGATTTAAGTTTTCTGGCAAATCTGAAATACGAACACCTGCTCTATAAAACGAAGGCAGGCATAGTTATAATAGCGGATAATTACTCTTTAAAAGAAAATATACCTGCCGTAATCATCAGATGTTCCAATCCGTACCTTTCTTTTGGTAAGATTCTGGAACATTTTTCAAAATCAGTCATTAAGCAAAAGAAAGGGATCTCGGCTAATGCGCAAATAAATAAGGTTGAGCTTCCTAAAGACTGTTATATTGGAGACTTTACCTACATTTCAAATACGGCCACTATTAGTGAAAATGTAAAAATTTTCCCACAGGTATTTATTGGTGAAAATGTAAAAATCGGACCCAATACCATTATTTACCCGGGTGTAAAAATATATGACAATACGATTATTGGGGCTGATTGCATAATACATGCAAATGCTGTAATCGGAAGTGATGGATTTGGATTTGCACCACTTGCAAACGGAAGTTTTCACAAAATCCCACAGGTTGGAAATGTAATTATAGAAGATAATGTAGAGGTTGGAGCAAATACCGTTTTAGATAAAGGAACTTTGGGGGCTACTATTATAAAAAAAGGTAGTAAATTAGACAACTTAATACAGATAGCCCATAATGTGGAAATTGGTGAAAACACTGTTATTGCTGCCCAGGCGGGAGTGAGTGGCAGTACAAAAATTGGTAAAAATTGTATGATTGGCGGGCAGGCCGGATTCGTCGGACATATTACAATTGCCCCTTTTACAAAAATCAATGCACAAAGTGGTGTATCTAAAACAGTGAAAAAAGAAGGAAAAGCCTTAACCGGAAGTCCGGCCTTTGATTATATTGAAAACTTAAGAGCACAAGCAATTTTTAAGAAATTACCCGAATTAGAAAAAAGAGTATCTGAATTAGAAAAATTATCTGATTCTCGCGAAAAGACCTAA